AGCGCCCGGCGATATCGGCCATCAAGCGTTCACCGGGAGTGGGTTTAGCGGGAATCCAGGGTTCCATGGCTGGATGCCCGCTATGAACATCCCCGCTCCACGAGGGCGGGCACGGGCATGACGATCCGGAGACAACCTATTGGTTTACGCATAATATATTGACTTTTCCTGCTGTTTTTGCTATATTGGGAACATGCGAAAAACAAAAGGCCAGCCACGCGACTTTCAGGAAATGGAACGTGTCCGAATCCGCGCCATTCGGTTACTGCAGAAAGGGATGCGTCAGAGCGAAGTGGCCCGCAAGCTCGGCGTAACCAAGCAAGCTGTCTTTCGTTGGAAGAGCATATGGGAAAACGGCGGGCTGAACGCATTGCGGTTCCCGGGACGCGCCGGACGTAAACCGGAATTGGAACCGGAGCAGTTGATCGAGTTGGAGAGGGAATTACTCAAAGGACCGAAAGCCCACGGATACATAACGGAATTGTGGACCGGCCGCCGGGTTAGGGGATTGATCAAGAAATTATTCGGGGTGGAATATCATCCCAACCATATGTGGAGACTAATGCGCTCCATGGGTTGGAGCTGCCAACGACCGACGGGGAGAGCCCGGGAACGGGATGAAGCCGCGACCCGACGCTGGCGAAAGAACGTTTGGACAAGGATAAAAAAACGCCCGGAAATACAGGGCAACGATCGTGTTCTTGGACGAATTCGGGATGAGCCTGCGTCCCTTCTCCATGCGAACTTGGGCGCCGAAAGGGCATACCCCTGTGCTTCAATATTCCTTCAATTGGAAGACCTTATCGATGGTCGGAGGAATAACGTTGCACAAGGTCTATTTCCGGCTTTTCGACGGGAGCGTAAAGTCGGAACAGGTGATTGAATTCCTCCGCGATTTATTCCGTCATCTTCG
This Anaerolineales bacterium DNA region includes the following protein-coding sequences:
- a CDS encoding IS630 family transposase; amino-acid sequence: MRKTKGQPRDFQEMERVRIRAIRLLQKGMRQSEVARKLGVTKQAVFRWKSIWENGGLNALRFPGRAGRKPELEPEQLIELERELLKGPKAHGYITELWTGRRVRGLIKKLFGVEYHPNHMWRLMRSMGWSCQRPTGRARERDEAATRRWRKNVWTRIKKRPEIQGNDRVLGRIRDEPASLLHANLGAERAYPCASIFLQLEDLIDGRRNNVAQGLFPAFRRERKVGTGD